In the Paenibacillus sp. FSL R7-0337 genome, GTACTGTTCCTGTCCGCCAAGAGCCAGTATCATGATAAAATCCTGGGGCTTGAGCTTGGAGCGGACGACTATATCGCTAAGCCCTTCAATCCGCTGGAGATTGTGGCGCGTGCCGGGGCCATGCTGCGGCGGGTGCATCAGTTCGATGCCAAGGCAGCAGAAGAGGAGAAGCCGAATGAGCAGATCGTGCTCGGCAGGCTGACGCTGGACCGTAGCACCTGTCAGGTTGAGGTGGCCGGGGAGGCCGTCGCTCTGACTTCTACTGAATATAAAATCCTGGAGTTGCTGATGCAGCAGCCGGGCCGTGTGTTTACACGCAAGAAAATATATGAGACGGTCTGGGAAGACTTCTACGTCTACGAGGACAACAGCATTATGGTGCACATCAGCAATATCCGCGACAAGATCGAACGAGATTCCAAGAGACCGGAATACCTGAAGACGATCAGGGGATTGGGGTACAAAATTGAAGCACCCGTGGAAAAGTAGAGATAACCGCCCGCTGCAGACGTCACTAACCATCGACTTCCTGCTGTTCAACTGTATGCTGCTTATGCTGGTGTTAGTGGTCTATCTATTCGTGCAAAAGGATATTGCTGAGGTTATCCGGGAGCGGATGACGCCAGATCCCAATCTGTCTGTAGAGGCCGGTACGTACCGGGAGGAGCTGGGGCAAGGGCCGGAGAGTGAGCGTCTGCTGAAGAGCGGAGGCTGGCTGGAGCTGCTGGATTCCGGCAAGCGGGTGATTCAGGTCATTGGTGAGAAGCAGGATGATATTCAAGCTTATGACGAGGACATGCTGTATCTGGGACTGGAGAACCGCAGGGGCCAACCTTTTTACTATTCTATTACGAGTGTTACGGAGCAGGACAGCGGGGCAGCCTGGATGTTGCTTAAGATTCCCCGCGATGTAATCAATATCTCCATTAACAACGAGTTTCTGGTCTCCTATCTGAATCATTCGGTGTTCTTTTATGTATTCCTGGTCAGCGGGCTGATTCTGCTGCTGATTTTTGTGTACAGCTATTGGGTCTCCAGACGGATCAAGAAGCCGCTGCGGGTGCTGAATCTAGGCTTGAACCGTATGATGGAAGGGCATTACAACACGCGTATTGCCTTGTATGCAGAGACCGAGTTCCTGCGGATCGGCCACAGCTTCAACTATATGGCTGATGTGATTGAGAAGACCACCGAGGAGAAGCGCCTGGCCGAGACAAGCAAGCAGCGGCTGATGGTCGATCTGTCCCATGACCTCAAGACCCCGATAACCAGCATCCAGGGGTACGCGCAGGCCCTTATCGAAGGACGCGTTACAGACCCTGAGCGACAGACGAAATATTTGAATTACATCTATACCAAGTCCGTTCAGGTCACGAAGCTCATTACGCATATGCTGGATCTGCTTAAGCTGGACTCACCGGATTTCATCCTCCGTATAGAGCGACTTGAGCTGGGCGATCATCTGCGGGAGATTATTGCCGACACCTACGGCGAGATTGAGCAAAAAGACTTCGAGCTTCACCTGCAGGTGCCCGAAGAAGAGCTCTATGCCCGTTATGATCCTGAGCTGTTCGCCAGTGTCATTAATAATCTGATCTCTAATGCCCTCGCCTATAATCCCGAAGGGACGCGCATCCGGGTATCTGTGATTCCTGAGGACACGCAGATCAGGATCGAGATTGCGGACAATGGAGTCGGCATTCCGAGGGAGCTGTGGTCTACGATCTTTGATCCGTTTGTGCGGGGGGATGAGGCCCGGACAACGGCCAGCGGAGGAACCGGTCTGGGCTTGTCCATTGCCAAGAAGAACGTGGAGAAGATGGAGGGCTCGCTGCAGCTGGAGAGCAGGGAAGCGGAGCCAACAGTATTTGTGATTCGTATCCCGAAGTAGAGGAAATAATTAACTTCTTGTCGAATGTACTGATCTGGAAGATTCCGGCACCTTGCCGGGGCACCTAACTTACATTGGGGGAAGGAATTAGAACATCTATGAAAAAACTTGCATTACTGCTCACCACTCTGCTGCTTGCGCTCGGACTGGTCTATCCGGGAGGCGCCGGACAGGCAGCGGCCGCAGCCGCACCGGACTATACGGAGATTGCTACGTTTGTCGAAGGCAGCCTGCTTATTTCGCCAGTCAAATCTGTACTCGTGAATGGCTCTGCCTATGTACCGGTTAAGCTGGCCGGACAGATTCCGGGTTTCACTGTGGCGGCGGATACCACTGGCGTAACGCTCACAGGCAGCAAAGGAAGCACCAAGCTGAACAAGGATAACTCTATTCTTTACAAAAGCTCCAATTACGTAGCCTTCAAAACCCTGCTCAAGTTCGGAGCAATCGATGGCAAATATGCCCCCAGCGCCATAGCGTTGTTCGTCTGGAGCACAGAGGATGGCAAGAATAAGAGCAATAGTATGCTGTACGCGATCAGCAAGCTGCCAGGTACGATGAGCACTGTGTTGGGTAAAAAGGTCTATTTATATGGACATCCGGGAAGCCATTGGGTGAAGAGTGTACAGTACATCGATGACTACAATCAGAACCTGGTGCTGCAAAATGAAGCCGGAACCGAATGGGTCCTGGATTTGAATGAATATGTGGACAATACTATGTACACCGCCACCCATCTTCAGCTTCTGCAAAAAGTCTATAATGGAACAACCGTATGGACCAGAAATCCTAATATGAACAATAGCCTTTTCAAAAACTTGGAGAAAGTGACCATCAGCAACTTCCGCTCCAATCCTACAAATGGTAATCTAGAAATCATCATTCGCCGGGCCAATGGGCAGGAGATTCCAATAGAGATTGATAGTGCTGAGAGCTATGTTACTTATTTAGATGAAATATTATGTTTCCAGAATCCGCGCACCCTCTTCAAGATCAGCGATAAAATGTGGTCTGCCATCCGTGAAGAGCGGGCGGTCAGCGGCATGACGATGACAGAACTCTTACTATGCTGGGGAGATCCGGACAGCATTAAAGATAATTATTTGGTGTACGGCAACCAATACGTCTATTTTCATAACAATAAGGTCTTCTCTATAGTAAGTCTGTAATTAAGCGTGGAAAAGGGGCTTCCCGTCAACGGGCTTGCTTAAGGAATTCATGGAATTCCTTAGGCAGGCTCTTTTTCGTTTGCTTGGACAGGATAGCCGGTGCAACTCTTCCAGGTTTTGAGCTTCGGGGATTTCATGTATAATGAATGCACTGGAACCAGCTATTCTTATACACTTTAGGAGGACATTATGGAACTCATTCAACCCCAGGCCATTCAGACCCGAATCGACGATTTCGTCTCTGAGGATCTATATATCCATCTTGAGCTCACAACAGGAGCTTATGCCAGTCATATCGACAGCACCCGTCCCCCGGGCTCGGCGTTCATCAGCAATGCGGTGATCCGTTATACGAACGGCTCCATCTCAGGGACAGGACCTTACCGGGTCGGCCTGAAGACAGAGCAAGGCTGGATTTACGCCGAAGGACTAACCCATGTGGATGAGCACGATACAGAGCGGCTGATTCTAGCCGGTCATGACAGTCAGGGCAAGCTGATTGTGGCGTTGCAGCTTAGCCGCAGCCCTTTTTAATGAAATTGGAGGAACAACTAGCCGTGAATAATAAATCTATGGAACATGCAAGAATCCTGGTTGTACTTCCCCATCCCGACGATGAGGCCTACTTCGTATCCGGGACACTGGCGATGTATATCGCAGCAGGTGCAGAGGTGACCTATGCCTGTCTGACACTCGGAGAGATGGGCCGGAACATGGGCGTTCCGCTCATTGCGAACCGCACGACCCTGCCGGCCATCCGCCAAGCGGAGCTGGAGGCTTCCTGTAAGGCCATTGGGATACAAGACCTGAGGATGCTGGGCTTCCATGACAAAATGATTGAGTTCGAAGAACCGGCACGCCTGGATCACCGGATCGAATCGCTCGTGAAGGAGCTTACCCCCTCGCTGGTTATTACGTTCTACCCCGGTTATAGCGTGCACCCGGATCATGATGCCACTGGTGCTGCGGTGATCCGTACCATTGCCCGGCTGCCCGCTGCGGAACGTCCGGTCGTACATAGTGTCGCCTTCTCGAACGGCCATCAGCAGCGGATTGGAGCAGCCGATGTAGTCACCGATGTAACGCCTTTTATCACTGTCAAAATAAACTCCATTCTGGCGCACCGCACCCAGTTCCAGCCGGAGAAGGTGCTTGGCGGCCTTAAGCCAACCGAGCCAGCAATCTGCAACAAATACGGAACGGAACGCTTCTGGACCTACCGGTTCTCAGAATGCAAGGAACAGCCGGAGGAAGCGGCATTGTGCAATTAAGAATGGAGGCCTAGAGATGTCAGAACAACGGGTATACATCCGGTACCCTGAGGCGGGAGATGCCGCTGAGCTGATGGGGATGTACCTGCGTAACCGTGAATTTTTTGAAGAGCATTCGCCGGAGATCAGCGAGGATTTCTATACAGAGCAGTACCAGCGGGACAAGCTTTCGCAGTATGAAGAGTTCAGGGCAGCAGATGAGAGATACGACTTTCTGGTTATTCACAAGGCTGACCGGCGAATCATCGGCAGTGTCAGTCTGTCTTTTGTGGTAAGGGGACCGCTGCAGAGCTGTATGGTCGGCTACAGTCTGGACAAGGAATATAACGGTAAAGGCTATATGACGGAGGCGGTGAAGCAGGTCGTGCGCTATGCCTTCGAGGAGCTGAAGTTCCACCGGATTACAGGGGAAGCTTCACCGGATAATCCCGGTTCTATCCGTGTACTGGAGAATGCAGGATTCCACAAAGAAGGCATTGCCCGGCTGAATGTGAAGATCCGAAGTGTGTGGAAGGACCACCAGATTTTGGCAATCATCAACCCGGCGGATATTAGTTAACGGAGTTAACACTAACAGATTAGCACCTTAAATATTAACATTGTGGAGGATCACCAATGAGCCAGCGTTTACGAATTACCCGTTCCATGCAGGAAGAGAATGCAGAGCAGGCGCTAACCCTGGAGGAATGCAAGCGATACTTTGCCGCTAAATCCGGCTTCAGCTATTCACAGGTCTACACTGTGCAAGGTGCGGAGAGCACGATGTCGATCGAAGGGGATTTTTTCATGTGGAGTCATGAGGGGGCGGAGTACCCGTTCCGGCTGTACATGGGTGAGCTGTACGTGGCCTTGTCCATGGAGGCGATTGTGTCTGTGATTCTTGAGATTGCCACGGACCTGCGGGCAGATGTGGTTGAGGGGTAAGCTGAGTAAAGTTCAGATTAAGCTGTTTTTTACACATTCTGTATGCTCCCCGGATGTTATATTGATACAGTACATATAAGAACTGGGGGAACCAGAATGAATACATATCATAGCAGGGTACAAGAGCTTCACACGATGCTGACCCGCTTTATGGAGAATGGACCGTTTACCGGATTGCAGGTGGGGATCGTTAGTGAGGACGAGGTTCTTTTTACAGGAGAATATGGCAGCGCTAATGTGTCTACAGGTGAGCCTGTGGTCAGCAGTACTCTTTTTCACCAGGCATCTGTCTCCAAGACCTTCGTAGTTACGGCTGTGATGCAATTGGCAGAGCGTGGGCAGGTAGAGCTGGACTCACCTATAGTGAGCTATCTTCCGTATTTCAAAATGCACGACGAACGCTATCAGCAGCTTACGGTGAGACAATTGTTGAATCATACCTCCGGGATGCCGGATGAGGACGATTATGGCTGGGACCGGCCTGAATATGATGAAGGAAGTCTTGAACGGTATGTCAGAGGCATCCGCCGCCATGGCTTAATGAGTGATCCGGGTACTCATTTTGCTTACAGTAATATCGGTTATGAGATCCTAGGGGATCTGATTGCCAAGGTTAGCGGCCTCAGCTTCGAGGAGTATATGCGGCAGCATCTTCTGGAGCCTGCTGGAATGAGCACGAGTTCATTTTTGAAAATGGAGGTTGAACAGGTGCTGGCTGCGGCCCATGTACTGAGGAACTCCAGAGGGTACGGACCCTATGTAAGCGAAGTGTTCCCTTACAATAGAGCGCATGCTCCCAGCTCCACACTGTATACGAATGCCCGGGAGATGTGCCAATATATGCTGATGCACCTCGGGCGGGGGCAGGCTGAGAACAGATATAATGCCCTACAGCCCGGCAGCTATGAACAGATGTGGAGTCCTACTATGGCTACAGGCTGGGGGCCGGAGCATGAAGATGTGGGTCTGGGCTGGTTCCTGGGCCGCTATAATGGCTCCCGGATGCTCTCGCATTCCGGATGGGATACCGGATTCCTCAGTGAGCTGATTCTGCTACCGGATGAGAATCTCGGCATCTCCGTAATGACCAACTGTGACCATGTGTGGCTGGGCAGTGTGACCCGTCCTATTCTGGATCTGCTGCTGGGTATCGAGGTCTGCCAGCTTAAGCAGTCGATGGTGCATCATCTTGCCAAGACCGTTATAACCAGCGGTGCAGGGGAGGCCATTAACGAATACCAGCGTATCCGGCGCTCAGAGCAGGATAAGTATTATGAGGCGGATTTTGAATTTAGGCGGATTGCTGATACCTTAAGTTATAGCGGTCACCGGGAGGAAGCGATACGTATTCTTACCTGCGCTGCTGCTATATACCCGGACAGTGAAGCCGTTGCAGGCAAGCTGCAGCAGCTTCAGGACGAAGCCTAGATTTTCCACCGGGGTTAGACCCGTCTTCTAAGCACTCCCTAGCGGTCATCAAGACTGTGAAGGGAGTTTTTGGGCTCTAGAGAACGCCGCCGGGACATGAATACCAGACATAGGGCAATCGCAGTAAGGATCATTCCCAGCACCTGAAATCCCCTGAAGCTGAACGGATTGCCTATAACGATTCCGATCAGCAGAGAGGAGAGGATGGTTCCGAAATATCTGGACGTACTGAATAAGCCGGAGGTAACCCCGATTAGCTCTTTCGGCGAGTTGTTGAACAAGGCCGCTTGCATGGCCACATTATTCAGCCCGTTGCTGATTCCGAAGGCCGCCAGAGCCAGTAGAATACTGATGACAGGCGAAGCCGGATCGAGCATTACGATCCATACAGACCCAAGGGCCATTAGGATGGCCGATACGGTCTGCGCTGGCCGGGGCCCGGAGGCATCGATCCATCTTCCGGCCAGCGGAGAAACGGCGAGCGAGCTTAGACCCAGGCTTAACATCAGCAGCCCTGTGTGGAATTCACTGACCTGACGAACGAGCTGCAAATAAGAAGGCAGACCGAAGAAGACGGAATAAAATAATAGATTAACCAGCATAAATTCAACATTGACCCGGATCAGCCCGGGAGATCTGGCGAAGGTACGCAGAGGAATGAAGGGCATAGCTGTTCTTAACTCATGCCTTACGAAAATCATAAGCAGGATGAGCCCGGACAGTCCGATGATGATATTGAATAGGGAGACATGACCGGAGGACTTGGCGGAGAGCATCTGCGCAAGCACAGCCACCAGCCCTATGGTGAACAGTAGAATTCCAGGCGCGTCTATCCGGTTCATCCATTGCCTTAGGGACAGCTTGGTTACTATATCTGCTGACGGCTTGTCTTGCGGGATGGTTCTCCAGGCTAACAGGAAGCTGGCCGTTACAAACGGAAGGTTAATATAGAAGATGGAAGACCATCCCCACACATGGACGAGCACCCCGCCGATAAAAGGTCCTACCGCAGCTGCTCCCGATGTGAACATGGACAGCACCGACAGCGCGGACGCTTGCTTGTCTGTAATATTCACCCGGATGATTGCCATCCCCACCGCAACCACCATACTGGTTCCAATGGATTGGACAACCCGCAGAACGATGAGCCCCCCGAAGCCTGGAGACAAAGGCGTGAGCAGGGAGGCAGCGAAGACGATCACCAGTCCCGCCAGGAAAATTCTCCGGCGGCCGAAAATATCGCTCGCTCTGCCCATAACAGGCTGGGCAATAGCACTGCCGATATAGAACGAAAAAATAATCCAGGAAACCACAGTGAATTCAAGCTTGAACGCGTGCTGCAGCCTGGGGATCGCCACAGCCACCATCGAAGAGTTAAGCGGGTTAAGCATCATCCCCAGCCCAACGGATATCATTAACCACCAATTTCGTGCATTCATTGTTATTCCCCCTCAAGTGCTGTACAGTTATCGTACAGGATAAGAGTTATTTACTCCAACGCATTTCATGGTATGATTCCATAGACTTGAAGGAATGAATGGAGGCGGATATGGAGCTTCTTCAATTGCAGTATTTCATCGCGGTTGCCCGCCTGGAGCATATGACCGAGGCTGCACACAAGCTGCATGTTACTCAATCCTCACTTAGCAAGACCATTCAACGGCTGGAGGAGGATCTCGGAGTCCCATTGTTCGACCGGAGCGGGAGGAAGCTGCGGTTAAATGAGCCGGGACGCAGATTTCTTGAGCGTGCGGAGAAGGCGCTGTTTGAATTGGAGCAGGGGAGGCAGGAGCTTAAGGACCTGTCCAGCCTTGTGTCCAGCACTCTTGAATTAGCGGTAACCACTGCGAGTACCTTGCCTGGTATCCTCCGGGAGTTTCGGCTCAAGCTGCCGGATATCCATTTTCACGTACAAATGCTGCCCATGCAGGAGATGATTACCCTTCTTCAGAGGGGAGAAGTTGATTTCTGCTTGTCCTCTCCGCCGGTCAGAGGGGAGGATCTGGAATGTCAGGTGGTCTGTAATGATCATATTCACCTTGCCGTTCCAGCCGGCCACCCTCTGGCAGATCGTAAGAGCCTGGGCTTGATAGAGCTTAAGAATGAGTGGTTTGTGGGTGTCAAACAAGGCTACGGGATTCGAGATTTGGTGGATTCCGTCTGCCAGGCTTCAGGATTCCTGCCACGCTATGTATATGAGGGAGACGAACCGGCCCGCTTGATTGACCTGGTGGAAGCCGGAATCGGCTTAGCCTTCATACCGGGTACGGCAAGGAATGCGCATGATCATATTCGTCTGATTCCGCTGGAAGACGAGGGACTGGTCAGGGAAATCGCCTTGTTGTGGCATAAGAACCGCTATATTTCACAGGCGGGCCTGATTTTCCGTGAGGTTGTTATGGAGTATTTCGCTAAGCTATGATGTCACCGGGAGGGATGAACCTATGAACGATACACAGACTACAGAACATAAGCGCATACTGGTGGTGTTTCCGCATCCTGACGATGAGGCTTTTGGAGCGGCTGGCACTATTGCGAAGTATATCCAGCAAGGCGCAGAAGTAACCTATGCCTGCCTGACGCTAGGCGAGATGGGGCGCAATATGGGGATTCCGCCGTTTGCCAACCGGGTGACGCTGCCGGAGATCCGCAAGGAAGAGCTGCGGGCATCCTGCCGGGCTATCGGCATACAAGACTTAAGGATGCTGGGCTTCCACGATAAAATGATTGAATTCGAGGATCAGCAGCTGCTGGATCAGACACTGCTGGCGCTGATCCATGAGCTGGCTCCGACGCTTGTGATTACCTTCTATCCCGGTTATAGCGTACACCCGGATCATGATGCTACAGGAGCAGCGGTTATCCGGGCGGTCCGGCAGATGCCGCCTGCGGAGCGTCCGGTGGTTCACTGCGGCGCATTCGCTATTGGCCATGAGAAGCATATCGGCCTCCCGGATGTGCATGTCGATGTCACCGCATTTCTGGACAAGAAGATGGCCTCTATCCAGGCACACCGTTCGCAATTCCAGGCGGCGGAGCTTGTCGGCAATCAGGTGCTGACGGCCGAAGAGATTCAGCTCCGCTTCGGGCATGAAGCCTTCTGGACCTACCCCATGAACACACAACACTAAGAGAAGGCAGGAATAACATATGAATCCTATGAATCAGAAAGACAGAATGCTCGCAGGATTGCCTTATAAAGCATGGCTGGACGGATTAACCGAAGAACGGACGGCCGCCCGGCTGCTGGTTCATCAGCTGAATTCACTCTCTCCCGACGCACATGAAGAGAGAGACGGGCTGATCCGTAAGCTTTTGGGCAAGACGGGGGAGCTTGTGCATATTGAGACTCCCTTCCGCTGCGATTATGGATCGAATATCACTGTAGGGAACAATTTCTATGCTAATTTCAACTGTACGATTCTCGATGTAGGCAAGGTAGTCATTGGCGAGAATGTCATGTTCGCTCCGAATGTATCGCTCTATACAGCAGGCCATCCCGTCCATCCCGATTCCCGGAATTCAGGCTATGAATACGGGATTGCCATCACCATCGGCAACAATGTGTGGATCGGCGGTAATGTTATTGTGAATCCGGGCGTGACCATCGGGAATAACGTGGTCATCGGGGCAGGTAGTGTAGTGACTAAGGATATCCCTGATAATGTGATCGCCTTAGGCAGTCCGTGCCGGATTATCCGTGAGATCACGGAAGAAGACCGGAAATATTACTATAAGGATCGGGAGTTTGACGTTACGGACTATATGTAGAACGGGTTAGGCCGTCCTTAAGGGACAGGATTCGTTTCAGATCAGCACATAAGTGGCCCTCAGCGGCCCGTGCACCCCGACCACCAGCTTCATTTCAATATCCGCGGAATTGGAGGGACCGGAGATGAAATTAATTGATGAGCCCACCGGTTCCCCGGCCTCAATTCTCCGGTTAAGCGCCACAGCGGCATCCGTGGAGCGAAGCACCAGCTTCTCACGTTCAATCACCGCAATATAATGAGCAGGCAGGAAATGGAGCGACCGGCCCTGATCGGGGCGGCTCTCCACCACAACCGTTCCAGATTCCGCAAGTGCACAGTCGGCGAAGACTATGGCTGTATTCGCCGATTCAGCACGCCTGATATTCTCCGCACGTCCCGCCGCTTCTTCCCATACGGCAGCATCAGGGAAGGCCAGCCCGTATTCCCTGAACCGGGGATCACCGGAAGTCATCACGGCCCCGCCGCCATTTGCCTCTATCAGATCATCTAACGTTCTCTGCAGCAGCTCCCGCTTCGTCTCAATCACCTGAGTGTGGATGAAGAAGCATTGCTCCTTAAGCATCTCTACAAGATCATCTTGAGTAAGCGGACCGTAGCTGTCAGGAATGAAATTCTGGATCGGAGGACGCTGAACCTCTGACTTCCGTGCCCGTCCCAGCTTGGCGGCAATAGTATTCAGAAAAGCCTCCTTATTCATGTTCATATTCGTGTTCTCGGATGCTATCATTACTCTGCCCCTCCTTTGCGCTTCTCCAGCCATGCCCGGAAGCTGTCCTGCTGCTTGACGGGCTGCTTCAGGTCGCGTGAACCAATCCACCCCTGAATGATAGCCGGTCCCCGTACAATACGTCCATGTTTGCTCATGATCCGGCTGGCAGAATGGGCGAGCCTGAGCGTTTTGCCGAACAGGGCCGGGGAGGAGAGCAGCTTAGCGGCGGCCTTCATCTGGATTCGGTCGG is a window encoding:
- a CDS encoding response regulator transcription factor, translating into MYTILIADDESEIVELLQLYLEKEYTILTAENGIEALQRMQNNKIDLAILDIMMPGMDGLQLLKRIREHEQFPVLFLSAKSQYHDKILGLELGADDYIAKPFNPLEIVARAGAMLRRVHQFDAKAAEEEKPNEQIVLGRLTLDRSTCQVEVAGEAVALTSTEYKILELLMQQPGRVFTRKKIYETVWEDFYVYEDNSIMVHISNIRDKIERDSKRPEYLKTIRGLGYKIEAPVEK
- a CDS encoding HAMP domain-containing sensor histidine kinase; the protein is MKHPWKSRDNRPLQTSLTIDFLLFNCMLLMLVLVVYLFVQKDIAEVIRERMTPDPNLSVEAGTYREELGQGPESERLLKSGGWLELLDSGKRVIQVIGEKQDDIQAYDEDMLYLGLENRRGQPFYYSITSVTEQDSGAAWMLLKIPRDVINISINNEFLVSYLNHSVFFYVFLVSGLILLLIFVYSYWVSRRIKKPLRVLNLGLNRMMEGHYNTRIALYAETEFLRIGHSFNYMADVIEKTTEEKRLAETSKQRLMVDLSHDLKTPITSIQGYAQALIEGRVTDPERQTKYLNYIYTKSVQVTKLITHMLDLLKLDSPDFILRIERLELGDHLREIIADTYGEIEQKDFELHLQVPEEELYARYDPELFASVINNLISNALAYNPEGTRIRVSVIPEDTQIRIEIADNGVGIPRELWSTIFDPFVRGDEARTTASGGTGLGLSIAKKNVEKMEGSLQLESREAEPTVFVIRIPK
- a CDS encoding YojF family protein, producing the protein MELIQPQAIQTRIDDFVSEDLYIHLELTTGAYASHIDSTRPPGSAFISNAVIRYTNGSISGTGPYRVGLKTEQGWIYAEGLTHVDEHDTERLILAGHDSQGKLIVALQLSRSPF
- the bshB2 gene encoding bacillithiol biosynthesis deacetylase BshB2, which gives rise to MEHARILVVLPHPDDEAYFVSGTLAMYIAAGAEVTYACLTLGEMGRNMGVPLIANRTTLPAIRQAELEASCKAIGIQDLRMLGFHDKMIEFEEPARLDHRIESLVKELTPSLVITFYPGYSVHPDHDATGAAVIRTIARLPAAERPVVHSVAFSNGHQQRIGAADVVTDVTPFITVKINSILAHRTQFQPEKVLGGLKPTEPAICNKYGTERFWTYRFSECKEQPEEAALCN
- a CDS encoding GNAT family protein — protein: MSEQRVYIRYPEAGDAAELMGMYLRNREFFEEHSPEISEDFYTEQYQRDKLSQYEEFRAADERYDFLVIHKADRRIIGSVSLSFVVRGPLQSCMVGYSLDKEYNGKGYMTEAVKQVVRYAFEELKFHRITGEASPDNPGSIRVLENAGFHKEGIARLNVKIRSVWKDHQILAIINPADIS
- a CDS encoding serine hydrolase domain-containing protein, which gives rise to MNTYHSRVQELHTMLTRFMENGPFTGLQVGIVSEDEVLFTGEYGSANVSTGEPVVSSTLFHQASVSKTFVVTAVMQLAERGQVELDSPIVSYLPYFKMHDERYQQLTVRQLLNHTSGMPDEDDYGWDRPEYDEGSLERYVRGIRRHGLMSDPGTHFAYSNIGYEILGDLIAKVSGLSFEEYMRQHLLEPAGMSTSSFLKMEVEQVLAAAHVLRNSRGYGPYVSEVFPYNRAHAPSSTLYTNAREMCQYMLMHLGRGQAENRYNALQPGSYEQMWSPTMATGWGPEHEDVGLGWFLGRYNGSRMLSHSGWDTGFLSELILLPDENLGISVMTNCDHVWLGSVTRPILDLLLGIEVCQLKQSMVHHLAKTVITSGAGEAINEYQRIRRSEQDKYYEADFEFRRIADTLSYSGHREEAIRILTCAAAIYPDSEAVAGKLQQLQDEA
- a CDS encoding MFS transporter; this encodes MNARNWWLMISVGLGMMLNPLNSSMVAVAIPRLQHAFKLEFTVVSWIIFSFYIGSAIAQPVMGRASDIFGRRRIFLAGLVIVFAASLLTPLSPGFGGLIVLRVVQSIGTSMVVAVGMAIIRVNITDKQASALSVLSMFTSGAAAVGPFIGGVLVHVWGWSSIFYINLPFVTASFLLAWRTIPQDKPSADIVTKLSLRQWMNRIDAPGILLFTIGLVAVLAQMLSAKSSGHVSLFNIIIGLSGLILLMIFVRHELRTAMPFIPLRTFARSPGLIRVNVEFMLVNLLFYSVFFGLPSYLQLVRQVSEFHTGLLMLSLGLSSLAVSPLAGRWIDASGPRPAQTVSAILMALGSVWIVMLDPASPVISILLALAAFGISNGLNNVAMQAALFNNSPKELIGVTSGLFSTSRYFGTILSSLLIGIVIGNPFSFRGFQVLGMILTAIALCLVFMSRRRSLEPKNSLHSLDDR
- a CDS encoding LysR family transcriptional regulator, which translates into the protein MELLQLQYFIAVARLEHMTEAAHKLHVTQSSLSKTIQRLEEDLGVPLFDRSGRKLRLNEPGRRFLERAEKALFELEQGRQELKDLSSLVSSTLELAVTTASTLPGILREFRLKLPDIHFHVQMLPMQEMITLLQRGEVDFCLSSPPVRGEDLECQVVCNDHIHLAVPAGHPLADRKSLGLIELKNEWFVGVKQGYGIRDLVDSVCQASGFLPRYVYEGDEPARLIDLVEAGIGLAFIPGTARNAHDHIRLIPLEDEGLVREIALLWHKNRYISQAGLIFREVVMEYFAKL
- the bshB2 gene encoding bacillithiol biosynthesis deacetylase BshB2 codes for the protein MNDTQTTEHKRILVVFPHPDDEAFGAAGTIAKYIQQGAEVTYACLTLGEMGRNMGIPPFANRVTLPEIRKEELRASCRAIGIQDLRMLGFHDKMIEFEDQQLLDQTLLALIHELAPTLVITFYPGYSVHPDHDATGAAVIRAVRQMPPAERPVVHCGAFAIGHEKHIGLPDVHVDVTAFLDKKMASIQAHRSQFQAAELVGNQVLTAEEIQLRFGHEAFWTYPMNTQH
- a CDS encoding sugar O-acetyltransferase, translated to MNQKDRMLAGLPYKAWLDGLTEERTAARLLVHQLNSLSPDAHEERDGLIRKLLGKTGELVHIETPFRCDYGSNITVGNNFYANFNCTILDVGKVVIGENVMFAPNVSLYTAGHPVHPDSRNSGYEYGIAITIGNNVWIGGNVIVNPGVTIGNNVVIGAGSVVTKDIPDNVIALGSPCRIIREITEEDRKYYYKDREFDVTDYM
- a CDS encoding lactate utilization protein C translates to MIASENTNMNMNKEAFLNTIAAKLGRARKSEVQRPPIQNFIPDSYGPLTQDDLVEMLKEQCFFIHTQVIETKRELLQRTLDDLIEANGGGAVMTSGDPRFREYGLAFPDAAVWEEAAGRAENIRRAESANTAIVFADCALAESGTVVVESRPDQGRSLHFLPAHYIAVIEREKLVLRSTDAAVALNRRIEAGEPVGSSINFISGPSNSADIEMKLVVGVHGPLRATYVLI